The following coding sequences lie in one Oncorhynchus kisutch isolate 150728-3 linkage group LG27, Okis_V2, whole genome shotgun sequence genomic window:
- the LOC109872105 gene encoding nucleolin isoform X1 translates to MPGKKVFHRCSPHVNSRVRCTATLAERKEYAENMAKSGKTTQLKTSKKRIGKISEDNNSEVQTDSPASTEEAATTPQVIVSTEPEENKVKDAPASEAEQMDTTADAKKVQVQAVAAAPVKRKAEAEDETSPAKKTKCINDGFCLFVGSLNTSKTVEEINDALANFFTSHSLLFQDIRVDITKKFAYVDFDTEENLTKALELNGEKILDRKMRLGKAKVKDPTVDDKKAKDARTLFVKNIPFAATKEDLRKVFDTAVEIRFPGGIGTPSKGIAYIEFETEATAEKVLEEKQGIDVQGRVIVIDFLGEKSLQQKIIKAPAEATPNNELLVTNLAYAAKEDALKEIFLKAVSVKIPQSNGKPRGHAFIQFESVEDAKEALESSLNKEISGRAIRVEFSQKRPEGDKGNTVPSKTLMVRNLAKETSEETLKSVFEGAIEARVTKDKSTGISRGFGFVDFESPEVCKAVKDAMADLQIDGSKVTLVYAKPPGERGSRGEGAGSNMRYGEKPGARGGSGGRGRGRGSRGGRGGRGSGGAKRT, encoded by the exons ATGCCGGGAAAGAAAGTATTTCATCGCTGCTCACCACATGTGAATAGTCGTGTTCGCTGTACAGCAACGTTAGCAGAAAGAAAAGAATACGCAGAAAACATGGCAAAGTCAGGCAAA ACTACCCAATTAAAGACCTCTAAAAAGAGAATCGGAAAGATCAGCGAAGACAATAACTCTG AGGTTCAGACTGATTCTCCAGCATCAACAGAGGAAGCTGCCACTACTCCACAGGTCATCGTTTCCACAGAACCTGAAGAGAACAAGGTCAAAGATGCCCCAG CTTCAGAAGCGGAACAGATGGACACAACTGCTGATGCGAAAaaggttcaagtccagg CTGTTGCAGCAGCCCCAGTAAAGAGAAAAGCGGAAGCAGAGGATGAGACTTCTCCAGCGAAGAAAACAAAGTGCATTAATGATG gttTTTGTCTTTTTGTTGGAAGCTTGAACACATCCAAGACAGTGGAGGAAATTAATGATGCCTTGGCAAACTTCTTCACATCGCATAGTCTGTTGTTTCAGGATATTCGAGTGGACATTACAAA GAAATTTGCATATGTCGACTTTGACACAGAGGAAAACTTGACAAAAGCCCTTGAGCTGAATGGGGAGAAGATCCTGGACCGAAAGATGAGGCTAGGCAAGGCCAAGGTCAAAGACCCCACAGTAGATGACAAAAAAG CTAAAGATGCCAGGACCTTGTTTGTCAAGAATATTCCATTTGCAGCAACAAAGGAGGACTTGAGGAAAGTCTTTGACACGGCTGTCGAAATCAGGTTTCCTGGAGGCATTGGCACCCCAAGCAAAGG AATTGCCTACATAGAGTTCGAAACGGAGGCCACTGCTGAGAAAGTGCTGGAGGAGAAGCAGGGGATTGATGTCCAAGGCCGTGTAATCGTTATTGACTTTTTGGGAGAAAAGAGCctacaacagaaaataatcaaAGCTCCAG CTGAGGCCACACCAAATAACGAATTACTGGTGACCAACCTGGCTTACGCTGCAAAAGAGGATGCCCTGAAGGAAATCTTTCTCAAAGCAGTCAGTGTCAAGATACCACAGAGCAATGGTAAACCGAGAGG TCATGCCTTCATTCAGTTTGAAAGTGTGGAAGATGCCAAAGAAGCCCTGGAATCATCGTTAAACAAAGAGATTAGTGGAAGAgccatcagagtagagttcagccAGAAGAGGCCAGAAGGTGACAAAGGGAACACTG TTCCTTCGAAGACGTTGATGGTCAGGAATCTTGCCAAGGAGACGAGTGAGGAGACTTTGAAAAGTGTCTTTGAAGGTGCCATTGAAGCTCGAGTCACCAAAGACAAGTCGACTGGCATATCTAGAGG GTTTGGCTTTGTGGACTTTGAGAGCCCAGAGGTCTGTAAGGCTGTCAAGGATGCCATGGCAGACCTACAGATTGATGGGAGCAAGGTGACCCTGGTCTATGCCAAACCACCGGGTGAAAGAGGATCTCGTGGAGAAGGAGCGGGCTCGAACATGCGTTACGGAGAGAAACCCGGGGCTAGAGGTGGCTCTGGAGGCAGGGGCAGAGGTAGAGGCTCCAGAGGTGGACGAGGAG GCAGAGGTAGTGGCGGCGCAAAGAGGACTTAA
- the LOC109872105 gene encoding nucleolin isoform X2 encodes MPGKKVFHRCSPHVNSRVRCTATLAERKEYAENMAKSGKTTQLKTSKKRIGKISEDNNSEVQTDSPASTEEAATTPQVIVSTEPEENKVKDAPASEAEQMDTTADAKKVQVQAVAAAPVKRKAEAEDETSPAKKTKCINDGFCLFVGSLNTSKTVEEINDALANFFTSHSLLFQDIRVDITKKFAYVDFDTEENLTKALELNGEKILDRKMRLGKAKVKDPTVDDKKAKDARTLFVKNIPFAATKEDLRKVFDTAVEIRFPGGIGTPSKGIAYIEFETEATAEKVLEEKQGIDVQGRVIVIDFLGEKSLQQKIIKAPAEATPNNELLVTNLAYAAKEDALKEIFLKAVSVKIPQSNGKPRGHAFIQFESVEDAKEALESSLNKEISGRAIRVEFSQKRPEGDKGNTVPSKTLMVRNLAKETSEETLKSVFEGAIEARVTKDKSTGISRGFGFVDFESPEVCKAVKDAMADLQIDGSKVTLVYAKPPGERGSRGEGAGSNMRYGEKPGARGGSGGRGRGRGSRGGRGEFCLGPTKG; translated from the exons ATGCCGGGAAAGAAAGTATTTCATCGCTGCTCACCACATGTGAATAGTCGTGTTCGCTGTACAGCAACGTTAGCAGAAAGAAAAGAATACGCAGAAAACATGGCAAAGTCAGGCAAA ACTACCCAATTAAAGACCTCTAAAAAGAGAATCGGAAAGATCAGCGAAGACAATAACTCTG AGGTTCAGACTGATTCTCCAGCATCAACAGAGGAAGCTGCCACTACTCCACAGGTCATCGTTTCCACAGAACCTGAAGAGAACAAGGTCAAAGATGCCCCAG CTTCAGAAGCGGAACAGATGGACACAACTGCTGATGCGAAAaaggttcaagtccagg CTGTTGCAGCAGCCCCAGTAAAGAGAAAAGCGGAAGCAGAGGATGAGACTTCTCCAGCGAAGAAAACAAAGTGCATTAATGATG gttTTTGTCTTTTTGTTGGAAGCTTGAACACATCCAAGACAGTGGAGGAAATTAATGATGCCTTGGCAAACTTCTTCACATCGCATAGTCTGTTGTTTCAGGATATTCGAGTGGACATTACAAA GAAATTTGCATATGTCGACTTTGACACAGAGGAAAACTTGACAAAAGCCCTTGAGCTGAATGGGGAGAAGATCCTGGACCGAAAGATGAGGCTAGGCAAGGCCAAGGTCAAAGACCCCACAGTAGATGACAAAAAAG CTAAAGATGCCAGGACCTTGTTTGTCAAGAATATTCCATTTGCAGCAACAAAGGAGGACTTGAGGAAAGTCTTTGACACGGCTGTCGAAATCAGGTTTCCTGGAGGCATTGGCACCCCAAGCAAAGG AATTGCCTACATAGAGTTCGAAACGGAGGCCACTGCTGAGAAAGTGCTGGAGGAGAAGCAGGGGATTGATGTCCAAGGCCGTGTAATCGTTATTGACTTTTTGGGAGAAAAGAGCctacaacagaaaataatcaaAGCTCCAG CTGAGGCCACACCAAATAACGAATTACTGGTGACCAACCTGGCTTACGCTGCAAAAGAGGATGCCCTGAAGGAAATCTTTCTCAAAGCAGTCAGTGTCAAGATACCACAGAGCAATGGTAAACCGAGAGG TCATGCCTTCATTCAGTTTGAAAGTGTGGAAGATGCCAAAGAAGCCCTGGAATCATCGTTAAACAAAGAGATTAGTGGAAGAgccatcagagtagagttcagccAGAAGAGGCCAGAAGGTGACAAAGGGAACACTG TTCCTTCGAAGACGTTGATGGTCAGGAATCTTGCCAAGGAGACGAGTGAGGAGACTTTGAAAAGTGTCTTTGAAGGTGCCATTGAAGCTCGAGTCACCAAAGACAAGTCGACTGGCATATCTAGAGG GTTTGGCTTTGTGGACTTTGAGAGCCCAGAGGTCTGTAAGGCTGTCAAGGATGCCATGGCAGACCTACAGATTGATGGGAGCAAGGTGACCCTGGTCTATGCCAAACCACCGGGTGAAAGAGGATCTCGTGGAGAAGGAGCGGGCTCGAACATGCGTTACGGAGAGAAACCCGGGGCTAGAGGTGGCTCTGGAGGCAGGGGCAGAGGTAGAGGCTCCAGAGGTGGACGAGGAG AATTTTGCTTGGGGCCCACAAAAGGCTAG
- the LOC109872105 gene encoding nucleolin isoform X3, whose amino-acid sequence MSAFLSPAVAAAPVKRKAEAEDETSPAKKTKCINDGFCLFVGSLNTSKTVEEINDALANFFTSHSLLFQDIRVDITKKFAYVDFDTEENLTKALELNGEKILDRKMRLGKAKVKDPTVDDKKAKDARTLFVKNIPFAATKEDLRKVFDTAVEIRFPGGIGTPSKGIAYIEFETEATAEKVLEEKQGIDVQGRVIVIDFLGEKSLQQKIIKAPAEATPNNELLVTNLAYAAKEDALKEIFLKAVSVKIPQSNGKPRGHAFIQFESVEDAKEALESSLNKEISGRAIRVEFSQKRPEGDKGNTVPSKTLMVRNLAKETSEETLKSVFEGAIEARVTKDKSTGISRGFGFVDFESPEVCKAVKDAMADLQIDGSKVTLVYAKPPGERGSRGEGAGSNMRYGEKPGARGGSGGRGRGRGSRGGRGGRGSGGAKRT is encoded by the exons ATGTCTGCATTTCTCTCTCCAGCTGTTGCAGCAGCCCCAGTAAAGAGAAAAGCGGAAGCAGAGGATGAGACTTCTCCAGCGAAGAAAACAAAGTGCATTAATGATG gttTTTGTCTTTTTGTTGGAAGCTTGAACACATCCAAGACAGTGGAGGAAATTAATGATGCCTTGGCAAACTTCTTCACATCGCATAGTCTGTTGTTTCAGGATATTCGAGTGGACATTACAAA GAAATTTGCATATGTCGACTTTGACACAGAGGAAAACTTGACAAAAGCCCTTGAGCTGAATGGGGAGAAGATCCTGGACCGAAAGATGAGGCTAGGCAAGGCCAAGGTCAAAGACCCCACAGTAGATGACAAAAAAG CTAAAGATGCCAGGACCTTGTTTGTCAAGAATATTCCATTTGCAGCAACAAAGGAGGACTTGAGGAAAGTCTTTGACACGGCTGTCGAAATCAGGTTTCCTGGAGGCATTGGCACCCCAAGCAAAGG AATTGCCTACATAGAGTTCGAAACGGAGGCCACTGCTGAGAAAGTGCTGGAGGAGAAGCAGGGGATTGATGTCCAAGGCCGTGTAATCGTTATTGACTTTTTGGGAGAAAAGAGCctacaacagaaaataatcaaAGCTCCAG CTGAGGCCACACCAAATAACGAATTACTGGTGACCAACCTGGCTTACGCTGCAAAAGAGGATGCCCTGAAGGAAATCTTTCTCAAAGCAGTCAGTGTCAAGATACCACAGAGCAATGGTAAACCGAGAGG TCATGCCTTCATTCAGTTTGAAAGTGTGGAAGATGCCAAAGAAGCCCTGGAATCATCGTTAAACAAAGAGATTAGTGGAAGAgccatcagagtagagttcagccAGAAGAGGCCAGAAGGTGACAAAGGGAACACTG TTCCTTCGAAGACGTTGATGGTCAGGAATCTTGCCAAGGAGACGAGTGAGGAGACTTTGAAAAGTGTCTTTGAAGGTGCCATTGAAGCTCGAGTCACCAAAGACAAGTCGACTGGCATATCTAGAGG GTTTGGCTTTGTGGACTTTGAGAGCCCAGAGGTCTGTAAGGCTGTCAAGGATGCCATGGCAGACCTACAGATTGATGGGAGCAAGGTGACCCTGGTCTATGCCAAACCACCGGGTGAAAGAGGATCTCGTGGAGAAGGAGCGGGCTCGAACATGCGTTACGGAGAGAAACCCGGGGCTAGAGGTGGCTCTGGAGGCAGGGGCAGAGGTAGAGGCTCCAGAGGTGGACGAGGAG GCAGAGGTAGTGGCGGCGCAAAGAGGACTTAA